A portion of the Oscillospiraceae bacterium genome contains these proteins:
- a CDS encoding DUF3842 family protein: MKILVIDGQGGGLGKQLVAALSARCPQAQLTAVGTNSLAASAMRKAGAVRTATGENAVVVNCRHADIIVGPIGIVIADALLGEITPAMAAAVCQSGAKRVLIPVNHCDNYIVGVPEQPIGDLVNAAVQKVTDLCGGSSC, from the coding sequence ATGAAGATCCTGGTCATTGACGGGCAGGGCGGCGGCCTGGGCAAACAGCTGGTAGCGGCCCTGAGCGCCCGGTGCCCCCAGGCCCAGCTCACAGCCGTGGGCACCAACAGTCTGGCCGCCAGTGCCATGCGCAAGGCAGGCGCGGTGCGCACCGCCACCGGCGAGAACGCGGTGGTGGTCAACTGCCGCCACGCGGATATCATCGTGGGGCCCATCGGCATCGTGATCGCGGATGCCCTGCTGGGCGAGATCACCCCCGCCATGGCCGCTGCGGTGTGCCAGAGCGGGGCCAAGCGGGTGCTGATCCCGGTGAACCATTGCGACAACTACATCGTCGGCGTGCCGGAACAGCCCATCGGTGATCTGGTGAACGCTGCAGTGCAGAAGGTGACCGACCTGTGCGGCGGCAGCTCCTGCTGA
- a CDS encoding Sapep family Mn(2+)-dependent dipeptidase — MDQGLNQKIDAYIAENKEQLLQDIAALVAIDSVEGTPEEGAPFGKGPRAALDKTLELAAGMGLATRNCENYMGYAELAGADPEKYLATICHVDVVPVGNGWTADPFKMRIQDGWLLGRGVSDDKGPMVVALYALKFLKEQGYELRYPIRALIGDNEETHMQDVEYYLKNYPAPVFCFTPDAEFPVCNGEKGHFGAKIVSPVCNGVICDFEGGVANNAVPDRASALLHTDITKLKNAPNITLEPAGEGCVRVRGWGKAGHAAMPEGTVNAIGLVVNYLLDNGLCNDAERAYLEALRKLHASTAGTGLGIDCADGPFGPLTIIGGRIYMEEGRLVQTIDSRFPTCTDGDKLAAQVTAALGSGAQLQDVDAAEPFYIEADSPAIQACINTYNEVTGEDAKPFTMGGGTYARHFPYAVSFGPEHVDLPLPEFGGPMHGANEAAPIDKLLEAVKIYILALLRLEEIDF, encoded by the coding sequence ATGGATCAGGGACTGAATCAGAAGATCGACGCGTACATCGCGGAAAACAAGGAGCAGCTGCTGCAGGACATTGCCGCGCTGGTGGCCATCGACAGCGTGGAGGGCACCCCGGAAGAGGGTGCACCCTTCGGCAAGGGCCCCCGTGCCGCACTGGACAAGACGCTGGAGCTGGCAGCCGGCATGGGCCTTGCCACCCGCAACTGCGAGAACTACATGGGCTACGCAGAGCTGGCCGGTGCCGATCCGGAAAAGTATCTGGCCACCATCTGCCATGTGGACGTGGTGCCGGTGGGCAACGGCTGGACGGCCGACCCCTTCAAGATGCGCATCCAGGACGGCTGGCTGCTGGGCCGCGGCGTCTCGGACGACAAGGGCCCTATGGTGGTTGCCCTGTACGCCCTCAAGTTCCTCAAGGAGCAGGGCTATGAGCTGCGCTACCCCATCCGTGCCCTCATCGGTGACAACGAAGAGACCCACATGCAGGACGTGGAGTACTACCTGAAGAATTACCCGGCTCCGGTGTTCTGCTTTACCCCGGACGCCGAGTTCCCGGTGTGCAACGGTGAGAAGGGCCACTTTGGCGCCAAGATCGTCAGCCCGGTGTGCAACGGCGTGATCTGTGATTTTGAGGGCGGTGTGGCCAACAATGCCGTGCCGGACCGTGCCAGCGCTCTGCTGCACACCGATATCACCAAGCTGAAGAACGCCCCCAACATCACGCTGGAGCCCGCCGGGGAAGGCTGCGTGCGGGTGCGCGGCTGGGGCAAGGCCGGCCATGCCGCCATGCCGGAAGGCACCGTGAATGCCATTGGTCTGGTGGTGAACTACCTGCTGGACAATGGCCTGTGCAACGACGCAGAGCGCGCCTATCTGGAAGCCCTGCGCAAGCTGCACGCTTCCACCGCCGGTACCGGCCTTGGCATCGACTGCGCCGACGGCCCCTTCGGCCCGCTGACCATCATCGGCGGCCGCATTTATATGGAGGAGGGCCGTCTGGTGCAGACCATCGACAGCCGCTTCCCCACCTGCACCGACGGCGACAAGCTCGCCGCACAGGTCACCGCAGCTCTGGGCAGCGGTGCACAGCTGCAGGATGTAGACGCTGCCGAGCCCTTCTACATTGAGGCCGACAGCCCCGCCATTCAGGCCTGCATCAACACCTACAACGAGGTGACCGGCGAGGACGCCAAGCCCTTTACCATGGGCGGCGGCACCTATGCCCGCCATTTCCCCTATGCGGTCAGCTTTGGCCCCGAGCATGTGGACCTGCCCCTGCCGGAGTTTGGCGGCCCGATGCACGGTGCCAACGAGGCGGCTCCCATCGACAAGCTGCTGGAGGCCGTGAAGATCTACATCCTGGCGCTGCTGCGTCTGGAAGAGATCGACTTCTGA
- a CDS encoding folate family ECF transporter S component: MNNTSRTSVRTLVMLALLVAMSIVFSRVLSISTGFVRFNLGSLPVLLAALLFGPGAGFAVGAVADIIGGVLAGYAINPLITLGAGAIGLVAGYAWQKLPDYRTGLRLSISVLLGHFVGSMVINSLALRIFYGYAWSVLLARIPNALVLSAVNIVLLRILLENRSLMKLAKK; the protein is encoded by the coding sequence ATGAACAATACATCCAGAACTTCCGTCCGCACACTGGTCATGCTGGCATTGCTGGTGGCCATGAGCATCGTGTTCAGCCGGGTGCTGAGCATCTCCACCGGCTTTGTCCGGTTCAACCTGGGCAGCCTGCCGGTGCTGCTGGCCGCACTGCTGTTCGGGCCCGGGGCAGGCTTTGCCGTGGGTGCGGTGGCCGACATCATCGGCGGCGTACTGGCCGGTTATGCCATCAACCCGCTCATCACGCTGGGTGCCGGGGCCATTGGTCTGGTGGCGGGCTATGCCTGGCAGAAGCTGCCGGACTACCGCACCGGCCTGCGGCTGAGCATCAGCGTACTGCTGGGCCACTTTGTGGGCTCCATGGTGATCAACTCGCTGGCGCTGCGCATCTTCTATGGCTACGCATGGAGCGTGCTGCTGGCCCGCATCCCCAATGCGCTGGTGCTGAGCGCGGTGAACATCGTCCTGCTGCGCATCCTGCTGGAAAACCGCAGCCTGATGAAGCTGGCAAAGAAATAA
- the tsaA gene encoding tRNA (N6-threonylcarbamoyladenosine(37)-N6)-methyltransferase TrmO: MPTAPEEMTLKVIAHIHTAFPTKFGIPRQSGLVDSLRGEVIFTPEYRSADAVRGLEDFSHIWLVWQFSGAVRDSWSPTVRPPRLGGNTRMGVFATRSPFRPNPLGLSSVKLEGIEMRPEVGPVLLVRGADLMDGTPIYDIKPYIPYADCHPDAAEGFTGQTRRHLLEVSCPEELWAAVPQADRDALRGVLANDPRPSYQHDPARVYGMEFGGLEVHFTVDDPVLTVRDITRR; this comes from the coding sequence ATGCCCACAGCACCCGAAGAGATGACCCTGAAGGTCATTGCCCACATCCACACTGCCTTTCCCACCAAGTTCGGCATCCCGCGGCAGAGCGGGCTGGTGGACAGCCTGCGGGGCGAGGTGATCTTTACCCCGGAATACCGCAGCGCCGACGCCGTACGCGGGCTGGAGGATTTCAGCCACATCTGGCTGGTGTGGCAGTTCTCCGGCGCGGTGCGGGACAGCTGGTCCCCCACCGTTCGGCCGCCGCGTCTGGGCGGCAATACCCGCATGGGCGTGTTCGCCACCCGGTCCCCCTTCCGGCCCAACCCCTTGGGCCTTTCCAGCGTGAAGCTGGAAGGCATCGAGATGCGCCCGGAGGTGGGCCCCGTCCTGCTGGTGCGCGGGGCTGACCTGATGGACGGCACCCCCATCTATGACATCAAGCCCTATATCCCCTACGCCGACTGTCACCCGGACGCTGCCGAGGGCTTTACCGGCCAGACCCGGCGCCACCTGTTGGAGGTGTCCTGCCCGGAAGAACTCTGGGCCGCCGTGCCGCAGGCCGACCGCGACGCCCTGCGCGGGGTACTGGCCAACGACCCCCGCCCCTCCTACCAGCACGACCCTGCGCGGGTCTACGGCATGGAGTTCGGCGGGCTGGAAGTGCACTTTACTGTAGACGATCCCGTGCTGACCGTGCGGGACATCACCCGCCGCTGA
- a CDS encoding M3 family oligoendopeptidase — protein sequence MKFSEMTYTRPDIDALLADCKALAAKAAAAPDGDALVAVYYEQSRAFADYTTASQLANIHYTCDTRDASWKAEQDFFDANGPAVANAQVEISRAFLSNPHVDALTEHFGTTCVAGMKNAVLGMDDRTVDLQKEFNALVSQYQQVYGGALVELDGKQLTIPQLGPYKEDLDPAVRRAAYEAEAGYFDAHRAELDELYGKIVKNLNQQAHVLGYKDYSELSYVRMNRIGYGAKEIKAFRDQVANDVVPLLQKVMAMRAKRTGIEHPTFTDLPIIFKDGNPKPIPGYQARMDAARTMYHELSPETAEFIDFMQDNELFDVESRPGKMSGGYMTSLPSYKAPFIFANWNNTSGDVDVLTHECGHAFEGYVAERDPNVPADLECPGMESAEIHSMAMEFLTAPWHHLLFGKDTDKYALLHAEDSFVFLAYGCEVDEFQHIMYQNPDLTPDERNAEWLKLEKKYRPWIDFDNLPFYGRGAGWQRQLHIYECPFYYIDYCLSTMAALQFFLLSLTDHKDAWERYLRLVRRAGLASYTELLETAGLKVPFEDGSIKGIAQQMTDWLEAHQV from the coding sequence ATGAAATTCAGCGAAATGACTTATACCCGCCCGGACATCGACGCCCTGCTGGCCGATTGTAAAGCTCTGGCCGCCAAGGCCGCAGCTGCCCCGGACGGCGACGCACTGGTGGCCGTGTACTACGAGCAGAGCCGTGCTTTTGCCGACTACACCACCGCCTCCCAGCTGGCCAATATCCACTACACCTGCGACACCCGCGACGCTTCTTGGAAGGCCGAACAGGATTTCTTTGACGCCAACGGCCCCGCCGTGGCCAATGCCCAGGTAGAGATCAGCCGGGCCTTCCTGTCGAACCCCCATGTGGACGCCCTGACGGAGCATTTCGGCACCACCTGTGTGGCCGGCATGAAGAATGCCGTGCTGGGCATGGACGACCGCACCGTGGACCTGCAGAAGGAGTTCAACGCACTGGTCAGCCAGTACCAGCAGGTATACGGCGGCGCGCTGGTGGAGCTGGACGGCAAGCAGCTCACCATTCCCCAGCTGGGCCCCTACAAAGAGGATCTGGACCCTGCCGTGCGCCGTGCCGCTTATGAGGCCGAGGCCGGGTATTTCGACGCCCACCGTGCCGAGCTGGATGAGCTGTACGGCAAGATCGTCAAAAATCTGAACCAGCAGGCCCATGTGCTGGGCTACAAGGACTACAGCGAGCTGTCCTATGTGCGGATGAACCGCATCGGCTACGGTGCCAAGGAGATCAAGGCCTTCCGCGATCAGGTGGCCAACGACGTGGTGCCCCTGCTGCAGAAGGTGATGGCCATGCGCGCCAAGCGCACCGGCATCGAGCACCCCACCTTTACCGACCTGCCCATCATCTTCAAGGACGGCAACCCCAAACCCATCCCCGGCTATCAGGCCCGCATGGATGCCGCCCGCACCATGTACCACGAGCTGAGCCCGGAGACGGCAGAGTTCATCGACTTCATGCAGGACAACGAACTGTTCGACGTGGAGAGCCGCCCCGGCAAGATGTCCGGCGGCTATATGACCAGCCTGCCCAGCTACAAGGCCCCCTTCATCTTCGCCAACTGGAACAACACCTCCGGCGACGTGGACGTGCTGACCCACGAGTGCGGCCACGCCTTTGAGGGCTATGTGGCCGAGCGCGACCCCAACGTGCCCGCCGACCTGGAATGCCCCGGCATGGAGAGCGCCGAGATCCACTCCATGGCCATGGAATTCCTCACCGCTCCCTGGCACCACCTGCTGTTCGGCAAGGACACCGACAAGTATGCCCTGCTCCACGCCGAGGACAGCTTTGTGTTCCTGGCGTATGGCTGCGAAGTGGACGAGTTCCAGCACATCATGTACCAGAACCCGGACCTGACCCCGGACGAGCGCAACGCCGAGTGGCTCAAGCTGGAAAAGAAGTACCGCCCCTGGATCGACTTCGACAACCTGCCCTTCTACGGCCGCGGTGCCGGCTGGCAGCGCCAGCTGCACATCTACGAGTGCCCCTTCTATTATATCGACTACTGCCTGTCCACCATGGCCGCCCTGCAGTTCTTCCTGCTGAGCCTCACCGACCACAAGGACGCCTGGGAGCGCTACCTGCGTCTGGTGCGCCGTGCCGGTCTGGCCAGCTACACCGAGCTGCTGGAGACTGCCGGCCTGAAAGTGCCGTTTGAGGACGGCAGCATCAAGGGCATCGCCCAGCAGATGACCGACTGGCTGGAAGCCCATCAGGTATAA
- a CDS encoding bifunctional folylpolyglutamate synthase/dihydrofolate synthase, which translates to MNYEQAMEYIHAVQWAGHKPGLSRTRTLLAALCDPHKRLRFVHVAGTNGKGSTAAMLASCLQAAGYRVGLFTSPFINRFNERIQVDGQQIPDEELVQLVERVQPAADAMTDVPTEFEIITALGMLYFARKQCDIVVLEVGLGGTLDSTNVIENPECAVITALGMDHVRELGPTLADIAAAKAGIIKPGCPVVSYGGVPEADAVIRRVAAEQNAPLTEVDFHNLQIDGGDLDAVTFDFDGLDGVHLPLIGSYQPRNAAVAITTLRVLRAKGWNVPESAIRTGLETVQWPGRFELLRHAPAFLLDGSHNAHGMRATVQSLKDRFPGEKFVFLVSIMADKDVDEMLQLLAPLAKQFVTVAAHTPRAMPAETLAEHIRAYGCPAEAAGSIEAGVARAMELGGTGPVCALGTLYFSGDVRQAFAAQTKG; encoded by the coding sequence ATGAACTACGAACAGGCAATGGAATACATCCACGCGGTGCAGTGGGCCGGGCACAAACCCGGCCTGAGCCGCACCCGCACCCTGCTGGCCGCTCTGTGCGACCCCCACAAGCGGCTCCGGTTCGTCCATGTGGCGGGCACCAACGGCAAGGGCAGCACGGCGGCCATGCTGGCTTCCTGCCTGCAGGCCGCCGGTTACCGGGTGGGCCTGTTCACCTCGCCCTTCATCAACCGGTTCAACGAGCGGATTCAGGTGGACGGGCAGCAGATTCCGGACGAAGAACTGGTGCAGTTGGTGGAGCGGGTGCAGCCTGCCGCCGACGCCATGACCGACGTCCCCACCGAATTCGAGATCATCACCGCGCTGGGGATGCTGTATTTTGCCCGCAAACAGTGCGATATCGTGGTGCTGGAAGTGGGGCTGGGCGGCACGCTGGATTCCACCAACGTCATCGAGAATCCGGAGTGCGCCGTGATCACCGCGCTGGGTATGGACCACGTCAGGGAGCTGGGCCCCACGCTGGCCGATATTGCCGCCGCCAAGGCGGGCATCATCAAGCCGGGCTGCCCGGTGGTGAGCTACGGCGGGGTCCCGGAGGCCGATGCGGTCATCCGGCGGGTGGCAGCAGAGCAGAACGCGCCCCTGACCGAAGTGGATTTCCACAACCTGCAGATCGACGGTGGAGATCTGGACGCAGTCACCTTTGATTTTGACGGGCTGGACGGGGTGCACCTGCCCCTCATCGGCAGCTACCAGCCCCGCAACGCGGCGGTGGCCATCACCACCCTGCGGGTGCTGCGGGCCAAAGGCTGGAACGTGCCGGAAAGTGCCATCCGCACCGGATTGGAGACCGTGCAGTGGCCGGGCCGCTTTGAGTTGCTGCGGCATGCCCCGGCTTTCCTGCTGGACGGCAGCCACAACGCCCACGGCATGCGGGCCACGGTGCAGAGCCTGAAGGACCGCTTCCCCGGCGAGAAGTTCGTGTTCCTGGTCAGCATCATGGCCGACAAGGATGTGGACGAGATGCTGCAGCTGCTGGCCCCGCTGGCAAAGCAGTTCGTGACCGTGGCGGCCCACACGCCCCGTGCCATGCCGGCGGAAACGCTGGCGGAGCACATCCGGGCCTATGGCTGCCCGGCGGAGGCCGCAGGCAGCATCGAAGCCGGTGTGGCCCGGGCCATGGAACTTGGCGGCACCGGGCCGGTGTGCGCGCTGGGCACCCTCTATTTTTCCGGTGACGTTCGGCAGGCGTTTGCCGCGCAGACAAAAGGCTGA
- a CDS encoding small multi-drug export protein, whose translation MLKNYLLVFFISMVPIVELRGAIPIGLGLGLPALPTYFLCVLGNMLPVPFIYLFARKFLIWGYHKPLIGPICRFCINKGEKGGRALEAKAGRGLTVALLLFVGIPLPGTGAWTGTLAGSILDMKFKDVLVACMGGVLLAGIIMGLASAGLLGALSGLFAVG comes from the coding sequence ATGCTCAAGAATTATCTGCTGGTGTTTTTCATCTCCATGGTGCCCATCGTGGAGCTGCGTGGGGCCATTCCCATTGGGCTGGGTCTGGGGCTTCCGGCACTGCCCACCTACTTTTTGTGCGTGCTGGGCAACATGCTTCCGGTGCCCTTCATCTACCTGTTTGCCCGGAAGTTTTTGATCTGGGGCTACCATAAGCCCCTCATCGGGCCCATCTGTCGCTTTTGCATCAACAAGGGCGAAAAGGGCGGCCGTGCACTGGAGGCCAAGGCGGGCCGCGGCCTGACGGTGGCGCTGCTGCTGTTCGTGGGCATCCCGCTGCCGGGCACCGGTGCCTGGACCGGCACGCTGGCGGGGTCCATCCTGGATATGAAGTTCAAGGATGTGCTGGTGGCCTGCATGGGCGGCGTATTGCTGGCCGGGATCATCATGGGTCTGGCCAGTGCGGGCCTGTTGGGTGCGTTGAGCGGTTTGTTTGCCGTGGGCTGA
- a CDS encoding HAD family hydrolase, which yields MRKPRIIFFDIDGTLIDMEKKQVTPLMLDTLHRLQANGIRLAIATGRSPMTVPLWDFPGVQFDVLVTFNGAYCYDKNRVLFASPIPAEDVRTLRRNAAALGRPLCVATESTLAANGNEQDLDDYFAVAKIPVPVTPDFDTIASGTVYQIMMGGRKDEYSRILQDVRGAKIAAWWDRAVDIIPAAGGKGNGIAVVLQAYGIPKADAMAFGDGNNDLEMFGAVGTCVAMANGSADLKAAATHLCGSCAEDGIYHFCADNGLI from the coding sequence ATGCGCAAACCCAGGATCATCTTTTTTGACATCGACGGCACCCTCATCGACATGGAGAAAAAGCAGGTAACGCCGCTCATGCTGGACACCCTGCATCGTCTGCAGGCAAACGGCATCCGGCTGGCCATCGCCACCGGTCGCTCCCCCATGACGGTCCCACTGTGGGATTTCCCCGGTGTGCAGTTTGACGTACTGGTCACCTTCAACGGTGCCTACTGCTACGATAAGAACCGGGTGCTGTTTGCCAGCCCCATCCCGGCAGAGGACGTGCGCACGCTGCGCCGGAACGCCGCCGCCCTGGGCCGCCCCCTGTGCGTGGCCACCGAGAGCACCCTTGCCGCCAACGGCAACGAGCAGGATCTGGACGATTATTTTGCCGTGGCCAAGATCCCCGTGCCGGTAACGCCCGACTTTGACACCATTGCCTCCGGCACCGTGTACCAGATCATGATGGGCGGCCGGAAGGACGAGTACAGCCGCATCCTGCAGGATGTGCGCGGAGCCAAGATCGCCGCCTGGTGGGACCGCGCCGTGGACATCATCCCCGCTGCCGGAGGCAAGGGCAACGGCATCGCCGTCGTGCTGCAGGCCTATGGCATCCCGAAAGCCGACGCCATGGCCTTTGGCGACGGCAACAACGATCTGGAGATGTTCGGGGCCGTGGGCACCTGTGTGGCCATGGCCAACGGCTCTGCCGACCTCAAGGCCGCTGCCACCCACCTCTGCGGCTCCTGTGCCGAGGACGGCATCTACCACTTCTGCGCCGACAACGGCCTCATCTGA
- a CDS encoding LysR family transcriptional regulator has product MELRNINTFLHIAELHSFSRTARQLGYSQSAVSSQIAQLEAELGAPLFDRVGKTVRLTGAGETFLGYARTLLATVEQAQAALQLPQQISGRLRIALADSVCSTFLPDLLQRYHAQFPQVELVLCTATDDGMLQMLTTNQVDLAYTLDHPLLQPTLVQAVDVPEPVCFIAPAGHPLAARDTVSLEELVQQEFLLTERGMSYRDALDQCLAAHGLQLQPYLELGSAALLCQMVERGMGLSFLPEYIVRAALAAGTLARLNVPDCRVEMHRQLFYHRDKWLTPQMKGFIALVREGTAQPAAPTQA; this is encoded by the coding sequence ATGGAACTGCGCAACATCAACACCTTTTTGCACATTGCCGAGCTGCACAGCTTTTCGCGCACAGCGCGGCAGCTGGGCTACTCCCAGTCGGCGGTGTCCTCCCAGATCGCCCAGCTGGAAGCGGAACTGGGTGCCCCCCTGTTCGACCGGGTGGGCAAGACCGTGCGCCTGACCGGTGCCGGTGAGACCTTTCTGGGCTACGCCCGCACTCTGCTGGCCACCGTGGAGCAGGCGCAGGCCGCCCTGCAGCTGCCCCAGCAGATCAGCGGGCGGCTGCGCATCGCGCTGGCCGACTCGGTGTGCAGCACCTTTCTGCCCGACCTGCTCCAGCGGTACCACGCGCAGTTCCCGCAGGTGGAACTGGTGCTCTGCACCGCCACTGACGACGGCATGCTTCAGATGCTGACCACCAATCAGGTGGACCTGGCCTATACGCTGGACCATCCCCTGCTGCAGCCTACGCTGGTGCAGGCCGTGGACGTACCGGAGCCGGTGTGCTTCATCGCGCCCGCCGGGCATCCGCTGGCCGCCCGGGACACCGTGTCGTTGGAAGAGCTGGTGCAGCAGGAATTCCTGCTCACCGAGCGGGGCATGAGCTACCGCGATGCACTGGACCAGTGTCTGGCCGCCCACGGCCTGCAATTGCAGCCCTATCTGGAGCTGGGCAGCGCCGCGCTGCTGTGCCAGATGGTGGAGCGGGGCATGGGCCTTTCCTTTTTGCCGGAATACATCGTGCGTGCCGCACTGGCCGCCGGGACACTGGCCCGGCTGAACGTACCGGACTGCCGGGTGGAGATGCACCGGCAGCTGTTCTACCACCGGGACAAATGGCTGACCCCCCAGATGAAGGGATTCATTGCACTGGTGCGGGAAGGCACCGCCCAGCCTGCCGCCCCCACACAAGCCTGA
- a CDS encoding MATE family efflux transporter gives MQQTARSGEKAPLFGGRKPLFTQSQLLKLTWPLLVEQFLAVTVGMADTMMVSRCGEAAISGVSLVDMINNLIIVLFSALATGGAVVVSQFLGAREQKSANKSAGQLILLSGILGLGVGVLCFVLARPMIRLFYGSIDADVLDAGTLYLKIIAVSYPFLALYNAGAALFRSMGNSRISMQISVLMNIINIVGNAVCIFGLKMGVDGVAWPSVVSRVVAAVLILGKCYQKGHALQVPRTVQLDVGMTRRILGIGIPSAFENSLFEAGRILVVSMISTFGTVQIAANAVANNLDGMGVIPGKALSLAMITVVGQCVGARDYEQAVHYTRKLTLWAYLTMGLFNGAILLFLRPLVGIYELSGATMELAIQLVTIHAGCAIFFWPLSFVLPNALRAANDVKFTMIVSILSMAVWRLGFSYLLCVRMGWGAVGVWIAMVIDWLCRVTCFVTRFRSGVWKTKYHA, from the coding sequence ATGCAGCAAACGGCACGCAGCGGGGAAAAAGCGCCGCTGTTCGGCGGACGGAAACCGCTGTTTACCCAATCACAATTGTTGAAGCTCACCTGGCCGCTGCTGGTGGAGCAGTTCCTGGCCGTGACGGTGGGCATGGCCGATACCATGATGGTGTCCCGCTGCGGCGAGGCCGCCATTTCCGGCGTCAGTCTGGTGGACATGATCAACAACCTGATCATCGTGCTGTTTTCGGCGCTGGCCACCGGCGGTGCCGTGGTGGTGAGCCAGTTCCTGGGCGCAAGGGAACAGAAGAGCGCCAACAAGAGTGCCGGGCAGCTGATCCTGCTCAGCGGCATCCTGGGCCTGGGCGTGGGGGTGCTGTGCTTTGTGCTGGCGCGGCCCATGATCCGGCTGTTCTACGGCTCCATTGACGCCGATGTGCTGGATGCCGGTACGTTGTACCTCAAGATCATTGCGGTCAGCTACCCGTTCCTGGCGCTGTACAACGCGGGCGCGGCACTGTTCCGCAGCATGGGCAACTCCCGGATCTCGATGCAGATCAGCGTGCTGATGAACATCATCAACATCGTGGGCAACGCGGTGTGCATCTTTGGCCTGAAAATGGGCGTGGATGGCGTGGCATGGCCCAGTGTGGTGTCCCGTGTGGTGGCGGCCGTGCTCATTCTGGGCAAGTGCTACCAGAAGGGCCACGCGCTGCAGGTGCCCAGGACCGTGCAGCTGGACGTCGGCATGACCCGGCGCATCCTGGGCATCGGCATCCCGTCCGCCTTTGAGAACAGCCTGTTCGAGGCCGGACGCATCCTGGTGGTGAGCATGATCTCCACGTTCGGTACGGTGCAGATCGCTGCCAACGCGGTGGCCAACAATCTGGACGGCATGGGCGTCATCCCCGGCAAAGCCCTGAGCCTTGCCATGATCACCGTGGTGGGCCAGTGCGTCGGTGCGCGGGACTACGAGCAGGCCGTGCACTACACCCGCAAGCTCACTTTGTGGGCTTACCTGACCATGGGCCTGTTCAACGGGGCCATTCTGCTGTTTTTGCGGCCGCTGGTGGGCATCTATGAGCTGTCCGGTGCCACCATGGAGCTGGCCATCCAGCTTGTGACCATCCATGCGGGCTGCGCCATCTTTTTCTGGCCGCTGTCCTTCGTGCTGCCCAACGCCCTGCGCGCCGCCAACGACGTGAAATTTACCATGATCGTGTCCATCCTCAGCATGGCCGTGTGGCGGCTGGGCTTCAGCTACCTGCTGTGCGTGCGCATGGGCTGGGGGGCCGTGGGCGTGTGGATCGCCATGGTCATCGACTGGCTCTGCCGTGTGACCTGCTTTGTGACCCGCTTCCGCAGCGGGGTATGGAAAACCAAGTATCACGCATAA
- a CDS encoding exodeoxyribonuclease III, giving the protein MKLISWNVNGLRACLTHGFADSFAALDADIFSVQETKMQPGQADFAPEGYTEYTYSAEKKGYSGTACWCRQVPLAVTTGIGLEEHDHEGRVLTLEYPGFYLVNCYTPNSQDGLKRLDYRMTWEDAFRAYLLGLDAKKPVILCGDLNVAHTEMDIKNAKTNRMSAGFTDQERAKMTELLAAGFADSFRVVHPDEVKYSWWSYRFHAREKNAGWRIDYFIVSQRIADKIRAAEIHNEVFGSDHCPVELDIDL; this is encoded by the coding sequence ATGAAACTCATCAGCTGGAATGTGAACGGCCTGCGGGCCTGCCTGACCCACGGCTTTGCCGACAGCTTTGCCGCGCTGGACGCCGATATTTTCTCGGTACAGGAGACCAAGATGCAGCCCGGTCAGGCGGATTTTGCCCCGGAGGGCTACACAGAATATACATACTCGGCCGAGAAAAAGGGCTACTCCGGCACGGCCTGCTGGTGCAGGCAGGTGCCGCTGGCCGTGACCACCGGCATCGGGCTGGAGGAGCATGACCACGAAGGCCGGGTGCTCACGCTGGAATACCCGGGCTTTTATCTGGTGAACTGCTACACCCCCAACAGCCAGGACGGGCTGAAGCGGCTGGACTACCGCATGACCTGGGAGGACGCCTTCCGCGCCTACCTGCTGGGGCTGGACGCGAAAAAGCCGGTGATCCTGTGCGGCGACCTGAACGTGGCCCACACCGAAATGGACATCAAGAACGCAAAGACCAACCGGATGAGCGCAGGCTTTACCGACCAGGAGCGGGCCAAGATGACCGAGCTGCTGGCGGCCGGGTTTGCCGACAGCTTCCGGGTGGTGCACCCGGATGAGGTGAAGTACAGCTGGTGGAGCTACCGTTTCCATGCCCGCGAAAAGAATGCGGGCTGGCGCATCGACTACTTTATCGTCTCGCAGCGCATCGCAGATAAGATCCGCGCCGCCGAGATCCACAACGAGGTGTTCGGCTCGGACCACTGCCCGGTGGAGCTGGACATCGACCTGTAA